In Methylobacterium sp. WL1, the sequence TCGTGCAGAACTTCGAGCAGCTGCTCATCGCCCGGGCGATCCTGGGGCTCGGCTTCGGTGGCGAGTGGGCGGCCGGCGCCGTGCTGATCGGCGAGACCATCCGGGCCGAATATCGCGGCCGCGCGGTCGGCTCGGTCCAGTCCGGCTGGGCGATCGGCTGGGGCATGGCGGTGCTCGCACAGGCCGTGACCTTCTCGCTGCTGCCCCCCGAGATCGCCTGGCGCTGGATGTTCGCGATCGGTGCGCTCCCGGCCCTGCTGATCTTCTACCTGCGCCGCTACGTCCAGGAGCCGCAGGTCGCCGCCGAGACTCGTGCCCGGGCCATCGCGACCGGCGACCGGCCGAAGATCTGGGAGATCTTCTCCGGGCCGATCCTCAAGACCACCCTGCTCGCCTCGCTGGCGGCGGCCGGATGCCAGGGCGGCTACTACGCGATCACCACCTGGGTGCCGCGCTTCCTGACCACGGAGCGCGGCCTGTCGGTGGTGTCCTCCACGGGCTACCTCGCGGCCCTGATCGTCGGCTCGTTCGCCGGCTATCTCGTGGGCGCGTGGCTGGCCGACCGGCTCGGGCGCCGGCCGCTGTTCCTGATCTTTTCGCTCGGCGCCATCGCGGTGATCGTCGCCTACACGCAGATCCCGCTCTCCAACGGCGTGCTCTGGGTGCTGGGCTTCCCGCTCGGCTTCTTCGCCTCCGGCTACTTCTCCGGAATGGGCGCGTTCCTGACCGAACTCTACCCGACCCGTTTGCGCGGCTCGGGGCAGGGGTTCTGCTACAATTTCGGCCGGGGCATCGGCGCCCTGTTCCCAGCGCTCGTCGGCTACCTCGCCGAGCGCGCCGGCCTCGCCTCGGCCATCGCGATCTTCGCGGCCATCGCCTACGGGATCTTCTTCCTGGCGGCCTTCGCGCTGCCCGAGACCCGCGGCCGGGTCCTGCACGCGGATACCTGATCATGGCGGAGATCAGAGACTGCCCGGCCCCCGATCCGCACCCCGGCGGCCCGACGCGCTACCGGGTGCCGGAGGGCGCGGTCGACACCCATGCCCACGTGATCGGCCTGCCACCGGCCTATCCGCTCGTGGCCGACCGCAGCTACACGCCCCCGGCCGCCCCCGCGGACCGGTACCTCGCGATGCTCGACGCCACCGGCATGGCCAACGGCGTGCTGGTCCAGGTCAGCGTCCACGGCACCGACAACCGCCTGATGGTGGAGACGCTCCGGGCCAACCGGCAGCGCCTGCGCGGCATCGCGGTGATCCCGCTGGGCCTCCCCGATGCGGACCTCGCCGCCCTGAAGGAGGCCGGGGTGGTGGGCCTGCGCCTCAACGTGCTGTTCGGCGGCGGCATCGGCCTCGATGCGGTGGAGGCCTACGGGGCGCTGGCCCGCGAGATGGGCTGGCACCTCCAGTTCCTGCTCGACGCCCGCGACCTGCCGCCGATTGCGAGCCGCCTGTCGCGGCTGCCGGTGCCCCTGGTGTTCGACCATATGGGCCACATGCCGGCCTCGGCCGGGGTGGAGCATCCAGGCTTCCAGACCCTGCTCGGCCTCGTGCGCGACGGCCATTGGGTGAAGCTGTCGGGCGCCTTCCGGGACTCGGTGGCCGGGCCGCCCTATGCCGACACAATTCCCTTCGCCCGCGCCCTCAACGAGGCCGCCCCCGAGCGCTGCGTCTGGGGCTCGGACTGGCCGCACGTCGCCGCCTGGGACGGCCCGCCGCGCCTGTCCGACCTCCTCGACCTGATGGCCGAGTGGGTGCCGGACGCGGACAGGCGCCGCCGGCTCTTCGTCGACAACCCGCGCCGGCTCTACGGCTTCGGGTAGGCGATCTCAGACCCGTAGGTCGAGGCGCTGGCCCTGGCCGGGAGGCGCCGGCGGCCCGGATGCGGCGCCGCCCTGGGCGGTCTCCGCCACCAAGCCGGCCACCGCCTTCTCGGCGGCGATCTGCTGGCGCGCCACCGCGGTGCCGATCGCCTGGTTCTGGGACGTCGCCAGCATCTGGCTGGCCGTGGCGGCGAGGGTGCTCATGCGACCGTTCTAACGCGAGCCCTTGAATCCGGCGTTAGCCGGATCCGCCGCCTTTGAGTGAAAACCCGGGACCCTCAGTCGTCCTGAAAGCCGCGCTGGCGCGCCCGGTAGCCGCCGATCAGCGTCACGCAGAGGAAGGAGATCCCGGCAAGGACCGTCCCGAACACGGCGATCGGCCACCAATGCCCCTGGAAGCGCTCGGCCAGCACCGTGCCGACGATCGGTGTCAGGCCACCGGCCAGCGCCCCGCAGAACTGGTAGGCGATCGAGATCGCCGTATAGCGCACCCGGGCCGGGAAGGCGCCCGCGAGGTAGCCGGCGATCACCGCGTAGAAGGTCGCGGTGCCGACGACGTTCAGGGCGAGCCCGAGGATGATCAAGCTCACCGACCGGGTCTCGACCAGCCAGAACAGCGGGTAGGGGGCCAGCATCGCCCAGACCAGCGCGCCCTGCAGGAACAGCCGCTCGTTGCGGATGAGCTCCGCGATACGGGCGCCCACCGGGGTCATCACCAGCTGCACCACGGCCGCGATCAGCAGCGCGTCCAGGATCGTCGCGCGGGCGATCCCGAGATACTGCGTCGTGAACGCGATCATGAAGGTGTTGAACAGGTAGACCGAGGCGATCGCGAAGGTGTTGGCGCCGGCCGCCAGCAGCACCGGCTTGAGGAAGGACGACAGCACCTCGCGCACGGGGGCCTGCGGCGGCCCACCCGCGGCCCGGGTCTTCTCGAAGGCGGGCGATTCGGCGACGCCGAGCCGGATCGCGAGGCCGACGCCCAGCAGCAGAACGCTCACCAGGAACGGCAGGCGCCAGCCCCAGGCCAGGAAGGTCTCCTTGTCCAGCAGGCTGGCGAGCCGGAAAGCCAGGAGCGACAGGATCTGCCCGGCGGGGCTGCCGAGCTGCGCGAACGAGGCGAAGAAGGTGTTGCGCCCGGCCGGCGCGTGCTCGGCGGCCATAAGCACGGCCCCGCCCCACTCGCCGCCGACCGCGATACCCTGCACCAGCCGCAGCACGACCAACAGCACCGGCGCCCACAGGCCGACCGACGCGTAGGTCGGCAGCAGCCCGATCCCGGACGTGGCGATGCCCATCATCACCAGGGTCGCCACCAGGGCGCGCTTGCGCCCGAAGCGGTCGCCGAGATGCCCGAAGATTACCCCGCCGAGGGGCCGGGCCAGGAAGCCGACCGCGAACGTGCCGAAGGCCGCAAGCGTCGCGATGTAGGGCGATTCCGCCGTGAAGAAGAGCGGCCCGAACACCAGGGCCGCCGCGGTGCCGTAGATGAAGAAATCGTACCACTCGATGGTGGTGCCCACGAAGGCCGCCACCGCCGCCCGCGTCGACTGGCTCTTCCCGGGTGCCGATCCCGGGGCTTCCAGCGTGACGGCCATCGATCCTCGCGCGCTCGCGGTGGCATTCTGCATTCACCTGCCAGTACCGAATCCGCCGCCCGCCAGGAACCGCAAAGTCTGCGCGATGACGGTGGGATGATGCATCATCAGCGCGTGGCTCACCGGCAGGACCAGATGACCCTGCAGACCGGCGATCCGGGTCGCGGCCACGCTGACCCGGCCGTCATTGGGCCGGGGCAGCATCAGCCAGCCGATCGGATCGACGGTGCGGGTGCCGGCGATAACGCCGACCGGGTAATCCGGATCGGGCCAGACCGGGACGCTGCGGGTCCCGAGCGTGAGACCCGCCGGCCCGAAGACCCGGCGGTAGAGCCCGAGATGACCCAGCCGGTCCGCGATCTCGCTGCCGCGATTGGGCGGCCCGAGCATGACCAGCCGGCCGAGCCGCTCCGGCCGCGCCTGGGCGATCAGGGCCCGGGCGAGGAGCCCGCCCATCGAATGCCCGACGAAGTGCAGATCCCCCGGGGTCCCGCGCGCGATCTCGGCGATGCGGGGGCCGAGTGAGGCCGTGAGGTCCGGCAGGGCGTGGCGGGTCGAGGGATAGTCGAGCGCCATCGCTCGGTAGCCCGAGGCGGTCAGCGCCGCCCGCATCCCCGCGAGCGAGGCGGACGTCCGCCCGAGACCGTGGAGGAAGATGACGCTGTCGCCCGGCATCCGGCTCTAAAAACTCGGCGGCGTGCAGGCGCTGACCAGCTCGCACG encodes:
- a CDS encoding amidohydrolase family protein; translated protein: MAEIRDCPAPDPHPGGPTRYRVPEGAVDTHAHVIGLPPAYPLVADRSYTPPAAPADRYLAMLDATGMANGVLVQVSVHGTDNRLMVETLRANRQRLRGIAVIPLGLPDADLAALKEAGVVGLRLNVLFGGGIGLDAVEAYGALAREMGWHLQFLLDARDLPPIASRLSRLPVPLVFDHMGHMPASAGVEHPGFQTLLGLVRDGHWVKLSGAFRDSVAGPPYADTIPFARALNEAAPERCVWGSDWPHVAAWDGPPRLSDLLDLMAEWVPDADRRRRLFVDNPRRLYGFG
- a CDS encoding MFS transporter; translation: MAVTLEAPGSAPGKSQSTRAAVAAFVGTTIEWYDFFIYGTAAALVFGPLFFTAESPYIATLAAFGTFAVGFLARPLGGVIFGHLGDRFGRKRALVATLVMMGIATSGIGLLPTYASVGLWAPVLLVVLRLVQGIAVGGEWGGAVLMAAEHAPAGRNTFFASFAQLGSPAGQILSLLAFRLASLLDKETFLAWGWRLPFLVSVLLLGVGLAIRLGVAESPAFEKTRAAGGPPQAPVREVLSSFLKPVLLAAGANTFAIASVYLFNTFMIAFTTQYLGIARATILDALLIAAVVQLVMTPVGARIAELIRNERLFLQGALVWAMLAPYPLFWLVETRSVSLIILGLALNVVGTATFYAVIAGYLAGAFPARVRYTAISIAYQFCGALAGGLTPIVGTVLAERFQGHWWPIAVFGTVLAGISFLCVTLIGGYRARQRGFQDD
- a CDS encoding MFS transporter, whose translation is MRTEAGPGHPGVEAVEIRDASLMAFYRSMTSTERHTFWACAAGWCLDGMDFMIYPLVIGTIMALWHVDSGTAGLAATVTLLASALGGWLAGFVADRIGRVLTLQITILWFSVFSLLCAFVQNFEQLLIARAILGLGFGGEWAAGAVLIGETIRAEYRGRAVGSVQSGWAIGWGMAVLAQAVTFSLLPPEIAWRWMFAIGALPALLIFYLRRYVQEPQVAAETRARAIATGDRPKIWEIFSGPILKTTLLASLAAAGCQGGYYAITTWVPRFLTTERGLSVVSSTGYLAALIVGSFAGYLVGAWLADRLGRRPLFLIFSLGAIAVIVAYTQIPLSNGVLWVLGFPLGFFASGYFSGMGAFLTELYPTRLRGSGQGFCYNFGRGIGALFPALVGYLAERAGLASAIAIFAAIAYGIFFLAAFALPETRGRVLHADT
- a CDS encoding alpha/beta fold hydrolase, with translation MPGDSVIFLHGLGRTSASLAGMRAALTASGYRAMALDYPSTRHALPDLTASLGPRIAEIARGTPGDLHFVGHSMGGLLARALIAQARPERLGRLVMLGPPNRGSEIADRLGHLGLYRRVFGPAGLTLGTRSVPVWPDPDYPVGVIAGTRTVDPIGWLMLPRPNDGRVSVAATRIAGLQGHLVLPVSHALMMHHPTVIAQTLRFLAGGGFGTGR